One genomic region from Armatimonadota bacterium encodes:
- a CDS encoding MFS transporter, whose protein sequence is MRFGLPAIVGFIRADFGLSLVQVGVLLAAFDLGALLTFLPTGALTDRLGERRVMALGAATTGVVVGLAAAAPGFLPLVLLMAAAGVGFPSSQITGSHAVVGWFPAEERGVAMGIRQAGLPLGGFAGALLLPWLAEAWGWRTALLASGLAALVAAAVTWLVVPGLAGTGAPPPATGLGATARRFAGDPILRSTTAAACLLVVSQFSLTGYLPLYAVDRFGWALAPAARLLLLVHLGGVAGRLAWGWLSDWHFRGDRRRPLALAALAGGGAAAALAAVGASGHLSPAAAALLAFAGGFTFLGWNGLALTAVAERAAVARAATLGVLFTVLYVFTMLASPAFGGLVERVGYPPAWLALVGVQAAAVWAVGWRR, encoded by the coding sequence GTGCGGTTCGGGCTCCCGGCCATCGTCGGCTTCATCCGCGCCGACTTCGGCCTCTCGCTGGTCCAGGTCGGGGTCCTGCTGGCCGCCTTCGACCTGGGCGCCCTGCTGACATTCCTTCCCACGGGCGCGCTCACAGACCGTCTGGGCGAGCGGCGGGTCATGGCCCTGGGCGCGGCAACCACGGGCGTGGTGGTGGGCCTGGCTGCCGCGGCGCCGGGTTTCCTTCCCCTGGTGCTCCTGATGGCCGCAGCCGGCGTGGGGTTCCCCTCCAGCCAGATCACCGGCAGCCACGCCGTGGTGGGCTGGTTCCCCGCGGAAGAGCGCGGGGTGGCCATGGGGATCCGTCAGGCCGGCCTGCCGCTCGGCGGCTTCGCCGGGGCGCTCCTCCTGCCGTGGCTGGCCGAGGCGTGGGGATGGCGCACGGCGCTGCTGGCCTCGGGCCTGGCGGCGCTGGTCGCCGCGGCGGTGACCTGGCTCGTCGTGCCCGGGCTGGCCGGGACGGGCGCGCCGCCGCCCGCGACAGGGCTGGGCGCCACCGCCCGGCGGTTCGCCGGCGACCCGATCCTGCGATCCACGACGGCGGCCGCGTGCCTGCTGGTGGTGAGCCAGTTCAGCCTGACCGGCTACCTGCCGCTGTACGCCGTCGACCGCTTCGGGTGGGCGCTCGCCCCCGCCGCGCGCCTCCTCCTGCTGGTGCACCTGGGCGGCGTGGCCGGCCGTCTGGCCTGGGGGTGGCTCTCCGACTGGCACTTCCGCGGCGACCGGCGGCGGCCGCTGGCGCTGGCCGCGCTGGCCGGGGGCGGGGCGGCGGCGGCGCTGGCCGCGGTGGGGGCGTCCGGCCACCTCTCCCCGGCTGCCGCCGCACTGCTCGCCTTTGCCGGGGGCTTCACGTTCCTGGGGTGGAACGGGCTCGCGCTCACCGCGGTGGCCGAGCGCGCCGCCGTGGCGCGGGCCGCCACCCTGGGGGTGCTCTTCACGGTCCTCTACGTCTTCACGATGCTGGCCTCCCCGGCATTCGGCGGGCTGGTCGAGCGCGTGGGGTACCCGCCGGCCTGGCTGGCCCTGGTGGGGGTGCAGGCGGCGGCGGTATGGGCGGTGGGGTGGCGCCGATAG